One window from the genome of Pempheris klunzingeri isolate RE-2024b chromosome 7, fPemKlu1.hap1, whole genome shotgun sequence encodes:
- the LOC139203460 gene encoding dynamin-1-like, with amino-acid sequence MGNRGMEELIPLVNRLQDAFASIGQNSSLDLPQIAVVGGQSAGKSSVLENFVGKDFLPRGSGIVTRRPLVLQLINCLTEYAEFLHCKGKKFTDFDEVRQEIEAETDKVTGQNKGISPVPINLRVYSPHVLNLTLVDLPGMTKVPVGDQPADIEHQIKEMLMQFVTKDNCLLLAVSPANSDLANSDALKIAKEVDPQGLRTIGVITKLDLMDEGTDARDILENKLLPLRRGYIGVVNRSQKDIDGKKDITAALQAERKFFLSHPAYRHLADRMGTTYLQKVLNQQLTNHIRDTLPALRSKLQSQLLSIEKEVEEYKNFRPDDPGRKTKALLQMVQQFAVDFEKRIEGSGDQVDTYELSGGAKINRIFHERFPFELVKLESEEKTLRKEISYAIKNIHGIRTGLFTPDMAFETIVKRLIAQIKEPCQKCVDLVISELVNTVRQCTQKLAQYPMLREEMERIVTQHIRDRESRTKNQVMLLIDIELSYINTNHDDFIGFANAQQKSSQMSKKKAAGNQDEIMVIRKGWLTINNISIMKGGAKEYWFVLTAETLSWYKDDEEKEKKYMLPVDNLKLKDIEKSFMSSKHIFALFNTEHRNVYKDYRQLELASESQEEVDSWKASFLRAGVYPERSVDKEKVEVEEASGDGHIHSLDPQLERQVEIVRNLVDSYLSIIHRTVRDLIPKTIMHLMVNNTKEFIHSDLLAQLYSCGDQNSLMEESQEQGQHRDEMLKMYHALREGLSIIGDISTSTISTSMPPPVDDSWLQVTGMPSGRRSPMSSPTPQRRAPPGPPRPGGRAAPGPPSRPAVSPDPGPPSVPSRPNRAPPPGVPSRPSKGSPAHGESPQSSIEG; translated from the exons ATGGGGAACCGGGGGATGGAGGAGCTCATCCCGCTGGTCAACAGGCTCCAGGATGCCTTCGCCTCCATCGGCCAGAACTCCAGCCTGGACCTGCCGCAGATCGCGGTGGTGGGCGGGCAGAGCGCCGGGAAGAGCTCAGTGCTGGAGAACTTCGTGGGCAA AGACTTCCTACCTCGTGGCTCAGGTATCGTCACTCGGCGCCCCCTGGTGCTGCAGCTCATCAACTGTCTGACAG AGTATGCAGAGTTCCTGCACTGTAAAGGGAAGAAGTTCACAGACTTTGATGAAGTTCGTCAGGAGATCGAAGCTGAAACAGATAAAGTCACCGGACAGAACAAAGGGATCAGTCCGGTCCCCATAAACCTGCGAGTCTACTCACCccatg TGTTGAACCTCACTCTGGTGGATCTTCCCGGGATGACAAAGGTCCCGGTGGGCGACCAGCCGGCTGACATCGAGCACCAGATCAAAGAAATGCTCATGCAGTTCGTCACCAAGGACAACTGTCTCCTGTTGGCCGTCTCCCCCGCCAACTCAGACCTCGCCAACTCCGACGCTCTGAAGATCGCCAAGGAGGTCGACCCGCAAG GCCTGAGAACCATCGGTGTGATCACCAAACTGGACCTGATGGATGAAGGAACCGATGCCAGAGATATTTTGGAGAACAAACTGCTGCCGCTACGTAGAG GTTACATCGGGGTGGTGAACCGCAGTCAGAAGGACATCGACGGGAAGAAAGacatcacagcagctctgcaggctGAGAGGAAGTTCTTCCTGTCGCACCCGGCGTACCGACACCTGGCTGACCGCATGGGCACCACCTACCTGCAGAAAGTCCTCAACCAG CAACTGACCAACCACATCCGGGACACGTTGCCGGCGTTACGCAGCAAACTGCAGAGCCAGCTGTTGTCCATCGAGAAGGAAGTGGAGGAGTACAAGAACTTCAGACCGGACGACCCAGGACGCAAGACCAAGGCCCTGCTGCA gatgGTGCAGCAGTTTGCAGTGGATTTTGAGAAGCGGATTGAAGGATCTGGAGATCAGGTGGATACCTACGAGCTGTCAGGAGGAGCAAAGATCAACCGGATCTTTCACGAACGCTTCCCCTTCGAACTGGTCAAG ttagaGAGTGAGGAGAAGACTCTGCGTAAAGAGatcagctacgccatcaaaaaCATCCATGGAATCAG GACGGGTCTGTTCACACCTGACATGGCGTTTGAGACGATCGTGAAGCGTTTGATCGCTCAGATCAAAGAGCCGTGTCAGAAATGTGTTGACCTGGTGATCAGTGAGCTTGTCAACACTGTCAGGCAGTGTACACAGAAG TTGGCACAGTATCCGATGctcagagaggagatggagagaatcGTCACTCAGCACATCAGAGACCGAGAGAGTCGCACCAAAAaccag GTGATGCTGCTGATTGACATTGAGCTTTCctacataaacacaaaccaTGATGACTTTATTGGCTTTGCAAA tgctcaGCAGAAGAGCAGTCAGATGAGCAAGAAGAAAGCAGCAGGAAACCAG gACGAGATCATG gtgatcCGTAAAGGCTGGCTGACCATCAACAACATCAGCATTATGAAGGGAGGAGCTAAAGAGTACTGGTTCGTCCTGACTGCGGAGACCTTGTCCTGGTACAAAGACGatgag gagaaggagaagaagtaCATGCTGCCTGTCGACAACCTGAAACTCAAAGACATCGAGAAGAGCTTCATGTCCAGCAAACACATCTTTGCCCTGTTCAACACTgaacacag GAATGTGTATAAAGACTACCGCCAGCTGGAGCTGGCCAGCGAGtctcaggaggaggtggacagcTGGAAGGCTTCTTTCCTACGAGCTGGAGTGTACCCTGAACGCTCCGTG GACAAAGAGAAG gtggaggtggaggaggcgaGCGGAGATGGGCACATCCACAGTCTGGACCCTCAGCTGGAGCGACAGGTGGAGATCGTCAGGAATCTGGTGGACTCGTACCTGTCCATCATACACCGCACTGTGAGAGACCTCATCCCCAAGACCATCATGCATCTGATGGTCAACAAC ACGAAGGAGTTCATCCACTCTGACCTGTTGGCTCAACTTTACTCCTGTGGTGACCAAAACTCCCTGATGGAGGAGTCCCAGGAACAG gGTCAGCACCGTGACGAGATGTTGAAGATGTACCACGCTCTGCGTGAGGGCCTCAGCATCATTGGTGACATCAGTACCTCTACCATCTCCACGTCGATGCCGCCACCTGTCGACGACTCCTGGCTGCAAGTGACTGGGATGCCGTCCGGACGCAG GTCTCCCATGTCCAGTCCGACCCCACAGCGTCGGGCCCCTCCTGGACCTCCTCGTCCAGGCGGTCGTGCAGCCCCCGGCCCTCCATCCCGTCCGGCGGTGTCACCTGACCCTGGACCACCCTCCGTCCCCTCCCGACCTAACAGAGCGCCCCCACCTGGAGTCCCCAG tcgTCCCAGTAAAGGTAGCCCTGCCCACGGAGAGAGCCCCCAGTCTTCTATTGAGGGTTAA